One window from the genome of bacterium encodes:
- a CDS encoding LysR family transcriptional regulator, translating to MVLSNSDDPSPEQWNDLRYFLAIAEGGSIKRAAAMLGSTQATVSKRLRSFEQWIGGRVFIRGTDGCALTDLGERLLPNAFEARKCIALLRRDAKDSGGSVQGDCRILVADGVASLWLAQFMPSFLERHPNIELKVSPDQDITAPRSDSFDIRIHFYDPGNSDQVSRPLATVHYALFASKSYLQKHGTPQTSEALSEHRLLDLAQYQTRTASWAAWSGGNVVKNVSILTNQTSFFERCLHFGAGIALAPTYHALGDPDLVALPLAFRLPGKLYISYNRVHAAKPAVKSTLAFLRETVFVPEHMPWFREEFEAPRPEWERMHREWMKEA from the coding sequence ATGGTACTTTCCAATAGTGATGACCCCTCGCCCGAGCAGTGGAACGATCTCCGCTATTTTCTCGCAATCGCCGAGGGCGGCAGCATCAAGCGGGCCGCGGCGATGCTCGGATCAACGCAGGCAACCGTGAGCAAGCGGCTGCGCAGCTTCGAACAGTGGATCGGCGGGCGCGTATTCATACGCGGCACCGACGGCTGCGCGCTCACCGACCTCGGCGAACGTCTGCTTCCGAACGCGTTTGAGGCGCGCAAATGCATTGCGCTCCTTCGCAGGGACGCGAAGGACAGCGGAGGCAGCGTTCAAGGCGACTGCCGCATCCTGGTCGCGGACGGGGTTGCGAGCCTCTGGCTGGCGCAGTTCATGCCGAGCTTCCTCGAACGGCATCCGAACATTGAGCTCAAGGTATCGCCCGATCAGGACATCACCGCGCCCCGAAGCGACAGCTTCGACATCCGCATCCACTTCTACGATCCGGGAAATTCGGATCAGGTGTCGAGGCCGCTCGCGACCGTCCATTACGCCCTGTTCGCGTCGAAGTCCTATCTGCAAAAACACGGGACGCCGCAGACGAGCGAAGCGCTTAGCGAGCACCGGTTGCTCGATCTCGCCCAGTATCAGACGCGCACGGCATCCTGGGCCGCATGGTCGGGCGGAAACGTCGTCAAGAACGTGTCGATCCTCACCAACCAGACGAGCTTCTTCGAGCGGTGCCTGCATTTTGGCGCGGGCATCGCGCTCGCACCTACCTACCACGCGCTTGGCGACCCGGACCTCGTCGCCCTTCCGCTTGCGTTTCGCCTTCCCGGCAAGCTCTACATCTCATATAACCGCGTGCATGCCGCAAAACCCGCCGTCAAATCGACGCTCGCGTTCCTGCGCGAGACGGTCTTCGTGCCAGAGCATATGCCGTGGTTCCGGGAAGAGTTCGAAGCGCCGCGCCCGGAATGGGAGCGCATGCACCGGGAGTGGATGAAGGAGGCGTAA
- a CDS encoding GNAT family N-acetyltransferase has protein sequence MEKNDFSAIRSGTYGPEHAAAHPDGGSVWLRPAGVGDIPFVHSLTVSDISAETAPEEVIRAVHARNPDALWLIERQRGGEPPAPIGYFGFLPLTDPGLDALKEGALDRKSPPLELVAEGGTRPAAVYVWGVVAHRLVRVTAPLLTLALSPYIDVPFYTVSQTEEGLRSARRRGFVPVDARIGDRGGLVLLPLGSLLAPPPSKVAQLDVIVASNAEHLMMCAYVRGVVFGAEQLAPYREEFDGNDFCGIQLLGFVNNEPAAVLRIRHFASFAKFERYAVLERFRKTRIKYEILEFGIELCRRKGYTKLYAHSQVRLVRFYERFGFRLCAAQRPLVFADHEYVEIEADLAPHPEAITTATDPYVIIRPEGAWDRRGVLDQSAARPATNPV, from the coding sequence TTGGAAAAGAACGATTTTAGCGCGATACGAAGCGGTACCTACGGGCCCGAACATGCCGCAGCGCATCCCGATGGGGGAAGCGTATGGCTGCGTCCGGCCGGGGTCGGGGATATTCCGTTTGTGCATAGCCTGACCGTCTCGGACATCTCCGCCGAAACGGCACCGGAGGAGGTTATTCGGGCTGTTCACGCCCGCAATCCCGATGCCCTGTGGCTTATCGAGCGCCAAAGAGGCGGGGAGCCACCGGCCCCTATCGGCTATTTCGGCTTCCTGCCGCTCACCGATCCCGGTCTCGACGCGCTCAAGGAAGGCGCGCTCGACCGCAAGAGCCCGCCGCTTGAGCTTGTGGCCGAGGGCGGCACGCGTCCGGCGGCGGTGTACGTGTGGGGCGTCGTGGCGCATCGCCTAGTGCGGGTCACCGCGCCGCTCCTCACCCTCGCGCTTTCGCCTTACATCGACGTTCCCTTCTACACCGTCTCCCAGACCGAAGAGGGGCTGCGCTCGGCCCGTAGGCGCGGCTTCGTGCCGGTCGATGCGCGGATCGGCGACCGGGGCGGGCTCGTGCTGCTGCCGCTTGGCAGCCTTCTTGCGCCGCCGCCAAGCAAAGTCGCGCAGCTCGACGTGATCGTGGCCTCGAACGCCGAGCACCTCATGATGTGCGCCTATGTTCGCGGCGTGGTGTTCGGCGCGGAGCAGCTCGCCCCCTACCGCGAGGAATTCGACGGCAACGACTTCTGCGGCATCCAGCTTCTGGGGTTCGTGAACAACGAGCCTGCGGCAGTGCTTCGCATCCGTCACTTCGCGTCATTCGCGAAATTCGAGCGGTATGCCGTGCTCGAGCGCTTCCGCAAAACGCGGATCAAGTACGAAATCCTGGAGTTCGGAATCGAGCTGTGCCGCCGCAAGGGATACACGAAGCTCTACGCGCACTCGCAGGTGCGCCTCGTCCGCTTCTATGAGCGGTTCGGCTTTCGTCTGTGCGCCGCGCAGCGTCCGCTCGTCTTCGCGGATCACGAATACGTCGAGATCGAAGCCGACCTCGCGCCGCATCCCGAGGCGATCACGACCGCCACCGATCCCTACGTGATCATCCGACCCGAAGGGGCGTGGGACAGGCGCGGCGTTCTTGACCAGTCAGCGGCACGGCCCGCGACTAATCCCGTCTAG
- a CDS encoding S1/P1 nuclease, protein MGGRRRVLLALFGAGGFVSLCLTTSGALAFGGTGHEAVCEIAYKELTPTARKAVNKLIRSETPLKDADGKEIPRTFHGACTWPDEKGDVQSSRRAEHFINMPRDWTSFPEAKCVNAATCLFTAIPADIAILKDPNASTDKKRTALKFLGHWLGDIHQPLHISYADDRGGNSVGVKGVSGCAYDGKTALHTVWDTCIPEQVMRDLHIAQTKPAGPGREAFGNVLQKEITDEQRATWKASLDPMVWANESLTVSRAPDTGYCTLSGTTCRYSEDSETYTGGAVRVFAPDGNYKEDRAAIVEERLQAAGVRLGAILNGIFDEAN, encoded by the coding sequence ATGGGTGGACGTCGGCGGGTTCTTCTTGCGCTGTTTGGAGCTGGTGGCTTCGTCAGTCTTTGTCTCACAACGAGCGGTGCCCTCGCCTTCGGCGGCACCGGCCACGAGGCGGTCTGCGAGATCGCATACAAGGAGCTCACGCCGACGGCCCGCAAGGCGGTCAACAAGCTTATCCGCTCAGAAACCCCGCTTAAGGACGCTGACGGCAAGGAGATACCGAGAACCTTCCACGGGGCCTGCACCTGGCCGGACGAGAAGGGCGATGTGCAAAGCAGCCGGAGGGCGGAGCACTTCATCAATATGCCGCGCGATTGGACGAGCTTCCCCGAGGCCAAGTGCGTGAATGCGGCGACGTGCCTTTTCACGGCCATCCCCGCCGATATCGCCATCCTCAAAGACCCGAATGCCTCAACCGACAAGAAGCGCACGGCCCTCAAATTCCTCGGGCACTGGCTCGGCGACATACACCAGCCGCTCCACATTTCGTATGCCGATGATCGCGGCGGCAACAGCGTCGGCGTGAAGGGCGTCTCGGGCTGCGCCTATGACGGCAAAACCGCGCTCCATACCGTGTGGGACACCTGCATTCCCGAACAAGTCATGCGTGATCTCCACATCGCGCAGACGAAGCCAGCAGGCCCTGGGCGCGAGGCGTTTGGCAATGTTCTTCAAAAGGAAATCACGGACGAGCAGCGGGCAACGTGGAAGGCGTCGCTCGATCCGATGGTATGGGCCAACGAATCGCTCACCGTCTCCCGCGCGCCCGACACCGGATACTGTACGCTCTCCGGCACCACCTGCCGCTATTCCGAAGACAGCGAGACGTATACCGGTGGCGCCGTTCGCGTCTTCGCGCCCGACGGCAACTACAAGGAAGACCGCGCCGCCATCGTGGAAGAGCGCTTGCAGGCGGCAGGGGTGCGGCTTGGGGCGATCCTGAATGGGATTTTCGACGAGGCGAACTGA
- a CDS encoding DUF87 domain-containing protein, producing MDASISYFARTNFRNRNQLFGVRQADRLSHLYVIGKTGTGKSTLLETLARQDLRAGRGFALIDPHGDLVERIARDAPEAVYLNAPDPSQPFGYNPLRRVRDDKIPLAVSGFLETLKKLWPDAWGVRMEHVLRNTLYALFEQEDARLPDILRLYADETYRKALAKGIRNDTVRRFWLHEFEHFHFRQRADAVAPIQNKIGALLADPTLYRILVEPKEDIRFRALMDGGGVLLVNLSKGKLGEDSSHILGALIVSTLGLAAFSRADSPPTSRRPFFVYIDEFQSFTTLMLADMMSELRKYGVGLTLAHQYMHQLEPEIRHAVLGNAGTLISFRVGPEDASILAKEFQPTFDTHDLLNLPNHHIYLKLMIDGVPGGAFSANTVDHSTRGETKLAPLRRTSDLNAGESASDYV from the coding sequence ATGGATGCGAGCATCAGCTACTTCGCCCGCACCAACTTCCGCAACCGAAACCAGCTCTTCGGTGTGAGGCAAGCCGACCGTCTTTCGCACCTGTACGTCATCGGCAAGACTGGCACGGGCAAGTCCACCCTCCTTGAAACCCTCGCCCGGCAAGACCTTCGGGCCGGGCGCGGCTTCGCCCTCATAGACCCGCACGGCGATCTCGTGGAACGGATCGCGAGGGACGCGCCGGAAGCCGTCTATCTGAACGCCCCCGATCCCTCCCAGCCCTTCGGCTATAATCCGCTCCGGAGGGTCAGGGACGACAAGATACCGCTTGCCGTCTCGGGCTTCCTCGAAACCCTCAAGAAGCTCTGGCCCGACGCGTGGGGCGTGCGCATGGAGCACGTCCTTAGGAATACGCTGTATGCGCTATTCGAGCAGGAGGATGCGCGGCTTCCCGATATCCTCCGCCTCTATGCCGACGAGACATACCGGAAGGCGCTCGCCAAGGGGATTAGGAACGATACCGTCCGCCGCTTCTGGCTCCATGAGTTCGAGCACTTCCACTTTCGCCAGAGGGCGGACGCCGTGGCTCCGATACAAAACAAGATCGGGGCGCTCCTTGCCGACCCCACGCTCTATCGCATCCTCGTCGAGCCAAAGGAGGATATCCGCTTCCGTGCCCTCATGGACGGCGGCGGGGTTCTTCTGGTCAATCTCTCGAAGGGCAAACTTGGCGAGGACAGCTCGCACATCCTCGGCGCGCTCATCGTCTCGACCCTGGGCCTTGCTGCCTTTAGTCGGGCCGACAGTCCCCCAACCTCCCGCCGCCCTTTCTTCGTCTATATCGACGAATTCCAGTCCTTCACGACCCTTATGCTCGCCGACATGATGTCGGAGCTGCGGAAGTACGGCGTGGGCCTTACCTTGGCGCACCAATATATGCACCAGCTTGAACCCGAGATACGGCATGCGGTTCTGGGGAACGCTGGGACGCTCATATCATTCCGTGTTGGCCCCGAGGATGCGTCAATCCTGGCGAAGGAGTTTCAGCCGACGTTTGACACACACGATCTCCTGAACCTGCCTAACCACCATATCTATCTGAAGCTGATGATTGATGGGGTGCCGGGCGGGGCGTTTAGTGCAAATACAGTCGATCATTCGACGCGGGGAGAGACAAAGCTCGCACCGCTACGAAGGACTTCAGACTTGAATGCGGGCGAAAGCGCGTCTGACTATGTGTGA
- a CDS encoding SpvB/TcaC N-terminal domain-containing protein yields MLNHTFGVISLGRFLTAIRPARYAVRSANRTRFGQGLVSVRTLVVAACVAMSWLAALPQAAIASSVLMSVPGESDVNSAGAFTYSLPIAVPPGTARIVPRLSLDYSSQSGNGLQGLGWSLSGLPAIGRCARTVAQDGVHGSVNYDGSDKFCLEGQRLVALSGVYGANNTEYRTEIESFTKIISYGTAGNGPASFKAWTKSGQILEFGNTADSRIEAVGKTTVRAWAVNKVSDAKGNYVTVEYTDDQTNGEAYPVRIDYTGNPNATPVVMPYNSVQFTYTTRADITIAYQAGSQQKITKLLTNIKTYQAANLVSDYRLAYQAGSSLAHSRLTSITLCDGSGTPVCLAPTTFGWQGGSGSLPTMTGTASTIIPTQSGDFNVDGLTDPFVKAPYFGTQSGTFVASGMTISYTDPISGLPWSGLTAFPNTMVGFVLGDTDGDGYSDVTAMRGIAHGAYARLVVTRNDQLGNLGQIGLIDPLHAGAIFSGDFNGDARTDVFVTGVASYNSTTYLSLGTGSFTAINMSSVYEPITTADFDGDGCTDFLGSTSCTTSFLRTILQVSVNLLSLLLRRNTAPRRFYRVIDKAYRQNLGYNRRGWQRRAFCHERRPPGNRPGRTVVFDPEDERLEVRGCTGEICRHRRDRGRKSSNRHGVAPIAIHCRGCRRNNRRYAWSISLICKSLCTIVSHDTVSVCACNRDSQISCSNGKHS; encoded by the coding sequence ATGCTTAATCACACCTTTGGAGTGATCTCGCTGGGTCGTTTCCTCACTGCTATACGTCCTGCGCGTTATGCGGTCCGCTCTGCCAATCGAACACGCTTCGGCCAAGGGCTGGTCTCGGTCCGCACCCTAGTCGTCGCTGCGTGCGTTGCAATGAGTTGGCTAGCCGCATTGCCGCAAGCCGCCATCGCGAGCAGCGTCTTGATGAGCGTGCCAGGCGAAAGCGACGTAAACTCGGCGGGTGCCTTCACATATTCACTTCCTATTGCAGTTCCGCCCGGGACTGCCCGCATCGTACCGCGACTGTCGCTTGATTATTCCAGTCAAAGCGGCAATGGCCTCCAAGGCCTCGGCTGGTCGCTTTCCGGATTGCCGGCAATAGGAAGATGCGCGCGCACGGTGGCGCAAGACGGCGTGCATGGCAGTGTCAATTACGACGGCAGCGACAAATTCTGCTTGGAAGGCCAGCGCCTAGTCGCCCTAAGCGGCGTCTATGGCGCGAACAATACGGAATATCGTACCGAAATAGAGAGTTTCACCAAAATTATTTCATACGGAACGGCGGGTAACGGGCCAGCCTCGTTCAAAGCGTGGACCAAGTCCGGTCAAATCCTGGAATTCGGAAACACGGCGGATTCCCGTATCGAAGCGGTCGGCAAGACAACGGTGCGCGCGTGGGCCGTCAATAAGGTTTCCGATGCCAAAGGAAACTACGTCACGGTCGAATACACCGACGACCAAACTAACGGAGAGGCGTATCCGGTTCGGATTGATTATACCGGCAATCCCAACGCAACGCCGGTGGTTATGCCGTACAATTCCGTGCAGTTCACATACACAACGCGCGCAGATATCACGATTGCCTATCAGGCCGGTTCGCAGCAGAAGATCACAAAACTTCTCACCAATATTAAGACTTATCAAGCCGCGAATTTGGTTTCCGACTATCGCCTTGCCTATCAAGCCGGCTCATCGCTCGCACATTCGCGTCTAACGTCCATCACGTTATGTGATGGGTCGGGTACGCCGGTATGCCTTGCCCCCACGACCTTTGGCTGGCAGGGTGGCAGCGGTAGCCTGCCGACAATGACCGGGACCGCATCCACTATCATTCCGACGCAAAGCGGTGATTTCAACGTTGACGGATTAACAGACCCCTTTGTCAAAGCCCCGTATTTTGGAACTCAGAGCGGAACGTTCGTCGCGAGCGGCATGACTATAAGCTATACCGACCCCATATCGGGATTGCCGTGGTCGGGTCTAACGGCTTTCCCCAACACAATGGTCGGGTTTGTATTGGGTGATACCGACGGAGACGGGTATAGCGACGTCACCGCGATGCGGGGTATCGCACATGGCGCTTATGCCAGGTTGGTGGTTACGCGCAACGACCAGCTCGGAAATCTTGGTCAGATCGGCCTGATCGATCCGCTGCATGCTGGCGCCATATTCAGCGGCGACTTCAATGGAGACGCGCGCACGGACGTTTTCGTGACGGGTGTAGCTTCTTATAACAGTACGACGTATCTGAGCCTGGGGACCGGATCGTTCACCGCCATCAACATGAGTTCGGTATATGAACCCATCACGACCGCCGATTTTGATGGTGACGGATGCACCGATTTCTTGGGATCGACTAGTTGCACAACCTCCTTTTTACGAACGATCCTGCAGGTTTCCGTTAATCTTCTAAGTCTCTTGTTGAGACGCAACACAGCCCCACGCCGCTTTTACCGAGTCATAGATAAAGCCTACCGTCAGAACCTTGGATATAACCGTCGTGGTTGGCAACGCCGTGCCTTCTGCCACGAACGACGCCCCCCAGGTAATCGCCCGGGCCGTACCGTCGTCTTTGATCCTGAAGATGAGCGTCTGGAAGTTCGTGGGTGTACCGGAGAGATTTGTCGTCATCGACGTGATCGCGGTCGCAAGAGCAGTAATCGTCACGGCGTCGCACCCATCGCTATTCACTGTAGGGGTTGCCGAAGAAACAATCGTCGTTATGCGTGGAGTATTTCTCTTATTTGCAAGAGTCTGTGTACCATTGTTAGTCACGACACTGTCAGCGTTTGTGCCTGCAACCGAGATTCTCAAATCTCCTGTTCCAACGGTAAGCACTCCTGA
- a CDS encoding helix-turn-helix transcriptional regulator yields the protein MAPRKHSSSEINKIIGQKIFAARTLRGLSQLALGKRLGVSFQQMQKYEKGTNRLPLEALLRMMVVLDLPWEYFVSEAYDKARSALFAEEMPLLSSADGRALARAFAQVKSPARRKHIVALVREFAEASDKLPDAD from the coding sequence ATGGCCCCGCGCAAGCACAGTTCGTCAGAGATCAATAAGATTATCGGCCAAAAGATATTTGCCGCACGGACGCTGCGCGGCCTGTCGCAACTCGCTCTCGGAAAGCGCCTCGGCGTTAGTTTCCAACAGATGCAGAAGTATGAAAAGGGAACCAACCGGCTGCCGCTTGAAGCGCTGTTGCGGATGATGGTGGTGCTTGATCTGCCCTGGGAATACTTCGTTTCCGAGGCATACGACAAAGCCCGTTCGGCACTGTTCGCGGAAGAAATGCCGCTGCTTTCGAGCGCCGACGGGCGGGCGCTTGCGAGAGCGTTCGCGCAGGTCAAGTCGCCCGCCCGGCGCAAGCACATCGTCGCGCTGGTGCGGGAGTTTGCCGAGGCTTCCGATAAGCTGCCGGACGCCGACTAG
- a CDS encoding DNA/RNA non-specific endonuclease: MTSGTRVFPTRSYRASFPIHALLAVFALLVAGAYGPAGSALAATSAASFCLDACPEGAPAKNKTVVHHVYALSSNPDTKFADWVAYKISKATIGSNCSRKWAKDPDLAAGTTLKPADYKDISAALQSDRGHQAPLASLCGSKFNAEANYLSNITPQKSDLNQGAWVRLETAERKLITGGTAKTVYTVTGTLYEKKMPPLPKASVKHKVPSGYWKIVAVETDDGIDAVAFVMPQDTPKAADYCETRTTIGDVETRSGLKFFLDLNETDRTQLEESEAKTGLYEDLGCE; encoded by the coding sequence ATGACTAGCGGCACGCGAGTTTTTCCGACGCGTTCGTATCGGGCATCATTTCCCATTCATGCGCTTCTTGCCGTCTTCGCGCTTCTCGTCGCGGGTGCGTATGGCCCGGCCGGTTCGGCCTTGGCCGCGACCAGCGCGGCGTCCTTCTGCCTTGACGCATGCCCCGAGGGCGCGCCGGCAAAGAACAAGACGGTCGTGCACCATGTCTATGCGCTCAGCTCGAACCCCGACACGAAATTCGCCGATTGGGTCGCGTACAAGATCTCCAAAGCGACCATCGGGTCGAACTGTTCGCGCAAGTGGGCGAAGGACCCGGACCTAGCGGCCGGCACCACGCTCAAGCCCGCCGATTACAAGGACATCAGTGCGGCGCTCCAGTCCGACCGGGGCCATCAAGCGCCCTTGGCAAGCCTATGCGGCTCGAAGTTCAATGCCGAGGCGAACTATCTCTCGAACATCACCCCACAAAAGTCCGACCTCAATCAGGGCGCATGGGTGCGGCTCGAAACCGCCGAACGCAAGCTCATTACGGGCGGCACCGCGAAGACCGTGTATACCGTCACCGGGACGCTCTACGAAAAGAAGATGCCGCCGCTTCCCAAGGCGAGCGTCAAGCACAAAGTCCCTTCGGGCTATTGGAAGATCGTCGCCGTCGAGACGGACGACGGGATCGACGCCGTGGCGTTCGTCATGCCGCAGGATACACCCAAAGCCGCCGATTATTGCGAAACGCGCACCACCATCGGCGACGTTGAGACGCGCTCGGGCCTCAAGTTCTTCCTCGATCTCAACGAGACCGACCGCACGCAGCTTGAGGAGAGCGAGGCGAAGACCGGCCTCTATGAGGATTTGGGCTGCGAGTAG
- the cas1 gene encoding CRISPR-associated endonuclease Cas1, giving the protein MDLLIDTYGSFIGATGERITVSLPVPRKPLGGGRRRKRGTAVKLLRVKKEYPVRRLAKIVILRPSSISMHAVQLALEHEVDIVYLGAFGKPVGRIFSSDPKGLATLRRAQLTTSSDPAKSFELARTFVVGKCRNQIRFMRHLADRYGAENAKERMQAEAVFESIAKLLPSNRVNEELLGLEGSIAERYWQGMKSLFKFPGRIPQGRDKFNSALNYGYGILYNEVERACLYIGLDPYLGLYHSERYGKPALVLDLVEEFRVPVVDAAVMPLFISQELGKRGDFEQVSKIEYRLSAQGKSKVVEAVLKRLESKVLHHGKRRTLRNTITEQSELLSRVFLEKAPLYVPFEYAAP; this is encoded by the coding sequence ATGGATTTGCTGATAGATACCTATGGCAGCTTCATCGGCGCGACGGGCGAGCGTATTACGGTCAGTCTCCCGGTTCCGCGAAAGCCGCTTGGGGGTGGCAGGCGTCGCAAGCGGGGAACTGCGGTAAAGCTTCTCCGGGTTAAGAAGGAGTATCCGGTCCGGCGGCTTGCTAAGATCGTCATACTCCGTCCGTCCTCCATTTCCATGCATGCGGTGCAACTCGCGCTCGAGCACGAAGTCGATATCGTCTATCTCGGCGCATTTGGGAAACCCGTCGGGCGCATTTTCTCAAGCGACCCGAAGGGGCTCGCGACATTGCGCCGCGCACAGCTTACGACTTCCTCCGATCCGGCTAAATCCTTCGAACTTGCGCGTACCTTCGTTGTCGGTAAGTGCCGCAACCAAATCCGCTTTATGCGCCATCTTGCCGACCGATACGGTGCGGAGAATGCGAAGGAGCGGATGCAGGCGGAGGCGGTTTTTGAGTCGATAGCGAAGCTGCTTCCGAGCAACCGGGTGAACGAGGAACTGCTTGGCCTTGAAGGATCCATTGCAGAGCGCTATTGGCAAGGCATGAAATCGCTTTTTAAGTTCCCGGGCCGGATACCGCAAGGCAGGGACAAGTTCAACAGCGCTCTTAATTACGGATACGGCATCCTCTATAACGAAGTCGAGCGGGCGTGCCTTTATATCGGTCTCGACCCGTATCTCGGACTTTATCATTCCGAGCGTTACGGCAAGCCCGCGCTCGTCCTCGATCTGGTCGAAGAGTTTCGGGTCCCCGTCGTCGACGCTGCAGTCATGCCGCTCTTCATTTCTCAGGAACTTGGCAAGCGCGGCGATTTCGAGCAGGTAAGCAAGATCGAATATCGGCTTTCTGCGCAAGGAAAGAGCAAGGTGGTTGAGGCGGTGCTTAAGCGCCTCGAGTCGAAAGTCCTCCATCACGGGAAACGCCGTACGCTCCGCAATACCATTACGGAACAGAGCGAGCTCTTAAGCCGGGTATTTCTTGAAAAAGCGCCCTTATATGTGCCGTTTGAATATGCGGCACCATGA
- a CDS encoding cyanophycin synthetase, which produces MPGITELLLKIAPKIGAKVLIEPEWGYVGQIAFRSGRKRYFRFSSVDVNTLGASEVAKDKDFANFFMKHMGYPIVKGKTFFRDDWAETIRSKRKITAAYRYARRLGFPVIVKPNSGSQGKAVCLARTKRQFYRGMRATFEVDKVALVQIPVSGKDYRIVVLDREIISAYYRVPLSVVGNGKASVAALLKSKQKEFRRAGRDTAIRADDPRIAEKLEHQGLSFASVLRKDQKVFLLDNANLSTGGESEDVTESVHKEFRKIAVSLTRDMGLRLCGVDLMIDGDISEPPKTYWVLEVNSAPGLDHYAKSGAAQNKIVEKMYTTVLKSLDRD; this is translated from the coding sequence ATGCCCGGTATTACCGAATTACTTTTGAAAATCGCGCCCAAGATCGGCGCAAAAGTGCTGATCGAGCCTGAGTGGGGCTACGTCGGGCAAATCGCCTTCCGAAGCGGTCGCAAGCGGTACTTCCGGTTCTCCAGCGTTGACGTGAATACGCTGGGCGCATCGGAAGTCGCGAAGGACAAAGATTTTGCGAACTTCTTCATGAAGCACATGGGTTATCCCATCGTGAAAGGAAAAACGTTCTTCCGGGACGACTGGGCAGAGACAATCCGCTCCAAGCGAAAGATCACGGCCGCCTATCGATACGCGCGACGGCTGGGATTTCCGGTGATTGTGAAGCCTAACAGCGGCAGTCAGGGGAAAGCAGTATGCTTGGCTCGCACGAAGCGTCAATTCTATCGCGGAATGCGGGCGACCTTTGAGGTGGACAAAGTCGCGCTTGTCCAAATACCTGTTTCAGGAAAAGACTACCGCATCGTGGTCTTGGACCGAGAAATCATTTCGGCGTACTACAGGGTTCCGCTAAGCGTCGTCGGCAATGGAAAAGCTTCCGTAGCGGCGTTGCTCAAGTCGAAGCAGAAAGAGTTTCGGCGCGCCGGGCGCGACACGGCGATCAGGGCCGACGATCCGCGCATAGCGGAAAAGCTCGAGCATCAGGGACTGAGCTTCGCTTCCGTTCTCCGAAAGGATCAAAAGGTTTTTCTTTTGGATAACGCCAACCTTTCGACGGGCGGCGAATCGGAAGACGTAACGGAAAGCGTGCACAAGGAGTTCAGGAAAATCGCGGTGTCGCTTACGAGGGATATGGGACTGCGCCTGTGCGGCGTCGATCTCATGATAGACGGGGATATCTCGGAGCCGCCCAAAACGTATTGGGTGCTTGAAGTCAATTCGGCCCCGGGGCTCGATCATTATGCGAAAAGCGGCGCGGCACAAAACAAAATCGTCGAAAAGATGTATACGACGGTGCTTAAGAGCTTGGATCGTGACTAG